CCCGCGAAAGAAAGATATGGCAAGACCTGTACAAAACTAGATACATGCAGTACAAAAATATATTTCATAAATAAAGAATTTCATTAAACTAATTTGGTGTTCTAGATGGCTTGGTCAAATTTAAAAAAGATTGACTTATGACAAACTCGTAACTTCAATTATTGATCCATACTCATAACTTCATAACTCCAATTATTGATCAATCATGATGGCTGGGGTGTTATTTTTGTTTTTGGGAAAATAAACAACAACAACCATGGATGGTACAGTCCACATGCTCATCTCCTATCATCCAGACTAGTAAGTTATCATCTGTACGTGACACGCCACACTTAGCTAGCCGACTACCATTCATTAAGAAACTGATGGCTGCTGCGCCTACCTTCTTCTCCTTCTGCTCCGTTAAGCCACTGCTCCATTCGGCTTCACCGGTGGCCGGGAATGCTGGCCAGACCAATCGCAACCGTGGCTTCTTCCGCCCTTCGTCGGGGATATATCCTGGGTGGGAGCCTGCGTCTCATGAGCTGTTGCACGATTTTGACTTGCAGGTATAGATATTGTTGCGGTATAGTTCTTGGATCACAACAATTAGTATTAGTATTGCTTAACCGGTCACGTTGTACAAGCACGTGAGATACAGTCGTTTGCTTCTTTTTTTTTACGTCCTCCATTTGGTTTATTAGTCTCACTCGTATTTTGACTCAAATTTTAATAATAGTTTTCAGCAACATATATGTCGTATGTCACAAAAATAATAGCACGGAACTTCTTGCAAGTATGAATCTAACAGTATAACATTTTGTGACATATAACTTATATTTTTTTAGTCAAATCATGGTCAAAATTCAACCTAAAATATGATTAAAATTAGCATGCATGTTTACCTCCGTTTTCTAGCTACCTTGGGGGTAGATTTCAAAGATAGTGCCGAGGCTAGCTCTTTCAGTTTCACCACGAATGTCTCGTTGTCAACATGAACGTCACATTCCACCAAAAGAATCTCCTAACCTCAAGCTAgcaattcatgatttttttttcaagaTAACTTTTGTTTGTTTGTGTAACATCCTAGAGTGACACCTACTCCGGAACTGATGAGAAACAGAAGATGTGTACTTGATTCACAAATTATTGACATATTTTCTGAATGAGCACAATTTTTTATATGCATATGTCTTTGATTGTTAATTCTCATAATATGTTAATAGAATATAAACCTAAGGTATCATAAAAGTATTTTTATTGAAAAAACTAATTGTTGTAAGTGCTATCGCCTGGCCAACCTGAGTatttttttttcatatattaATAGTCAAAGCTGGAGAAGTTTTGGTGCATGCTTTTTTTACAATGTCATCTACTTACGAATTGAGATAATATATGATATCTATTGCACTTTTGTAAATTATGTATTTTTTTTAAAGAAGTTTGCTCTTTGTGTGACACAAGGAAAGCCTAGCGAATGTTCAAGCGTTATTGCATCAACATCCGAAGAGTAGACGAGCCATGTTGACCACTGTTGATCACCTCAAGCGCCTCTGCATCGATCATTATTTCCAAGACGAGATCGACAATGTCATGGATGCATGTGTGGATCTCGTTCATAGTGATGATCTACTTGATGCAACCCTTTCACTGAGGCTAATGAGAGAAGCTGGATATTATGTTTCAGCAGGTAAGTAAAGGAAAATCTTAGTGTGTCATGTAAGATAAACACAATAATTTGGGAAGCTTCGGTACGATTTGGTCTATGAAATAAATTTTATGTGATAACTTTGCTGTAAAAGAAATCTTCATAGCCGAAGTCTAAAATAAATTCTAGCGTTTTCTTGTGGAGCATATAAGTACCTCCCTTATCCCGCAAAAAAAAGTATAATTACCTCCCTTGGGACGTATGTTGTCACTATGTATGACCTATGCCTAAAGACCCCTTCTCCACAACATGGCAGATGATGTTCTTCGGAAGTTCACAAATGATAATGGTGATTTCAACCATGGGCTCACCAAAGACATTAGAGGGATGTTGAGCTTGCAAGACATGTCATACCTCAACATGGGAGAATCATCACTGTACAAGGCAAATGAATTCTCAGCCAAGCACCTTAGACTTGCAATTAAGTATTTGGAGCCAAGCCTTGCAAGATATGTGAGGCGGTCACTAGACCATCCCTATCATGTGAGCCTGATGCAGTACAAGGCAAGGCACCATCTGAGTTACCTCCAGAACTTGCCCACTAGGAACACATCAATTGAGAATCTGGCACTTGCAGAGTTTCAGATTAAGAAGTTGCAGCATCAGAGAGAAATTAAAGAGGTTAAGAGGTATATATATAAACATAATAAACTACTCTTCTTCCATGATTAATTTTATTGAAGATGTTCAATATGTTCACTCTCTTGATAAGAGAGAAACGCTAGTAGAACTGTTGGCCCAATTTTATTAATTAGTATTTTTTTATTGCTCATGTATTCACTCAATTAATAGAGTGGTGGTTTTCACTATGTGAAAACTTCCTTTTCACACAGATGGTGGATGGATTTGGGATTGGCTAAAGAAATACCGGGTGCAAGGGACCAAGTACTTAAATGGTACATGTGGCCCATGGCTGTCCTTGAGGGTTTGTCCTTCTCTAGATATCGGATTGAGATCACAAAGATCATCTCCATGGTCTACATTGTGGATGACATCTTTGATCTTGTCGCCACACAGAATGAGCTCTCTCTTTTCAATGAGGCAATCAAAATGTGAGCATTGCATTGTTGTTCGCATAATAATTAAGATTAATTTATTTTAGGGAAGCAATATAGTCACCTTACTTTGTAAATAAATGACATATTATATATGTCCAACCGGATATTCAGACTTCTTTAAGATTAATTCGAAATAAATATTGCGTCTTTATGAGAAAGATCTTCATAGATTAATAGTTTTCTAATTATTTATTCTATAATCATACAATGAAGCGAAAACATTGCATATTAGAGATTGTTTATGCCCAAGATCACATCTACCTTGCTAATGGAATAAAAAACTCATGGATTAGTTAAGACCTTATACATGGTATAAAAGTGTATCTTATAGAAGTTTCACACACAAATTGCACATTTTGACAGGTGGGATCCTGCTGCTGCTGTTGATTCACTCCCGAGCTACATGATATCATGTTACAAGGCTCTTTACACTGTCACAAATGATATAGCCGCTATGGTTAGAAAAGAGCATGGACTGAACCCTATCACTCATCTCAAGCAAGCTGTATGTCTACTGGAATGATTCTTCATTTTTCTTTAATTTAATTTCCCCAAGGAGCTAAATATATTAACACTAATACCTCACATATTTATGTGTAGTATATAATTTGTGAGTAATCTCTCCTACTTCAAAAATACTCAAGTTTTTGTGTTACGTTCCTTTATTTCGTCTGCCCTCTCCCTCCCCACCCACACCTTCTCCATTTCCGGGTTTGACAATTTTCCCCATCGATTTTCCTTGAAAACCATCTCAACTGCACATGCCTTATTTGCTTATCAAATAAAATCATGTTTTCTTTGGCAAGCCAAAAACTACTGATTGAATTAGCGGCTAAAGTCCATTTTTGATAAGTAATCACATTAACACTAAAATGTCAAGTAAGTCACATTGATTGCACAGAAAGTTTTTGTGCCCTGTTACAATGCACGAGCCATTTAATTGCCTTATTGTATTCACAAAGAGAACATATAATAAAATAACACTAGAAGCATTCATCTTACCTTCCTTCATTTTACTCTTACAGTGGGCAGCTTTGTTTGATGGATTCATGATCGAGGGAAAATGGTTATATACTAATCAGGCCCCTACATCAGAGGACTACCTAAGAAACGGTATCGTCACTTCAGGAGCACCACTAGTATTCCTGCATCTTTTCTTCTTGCTAGGGCATGATTTTACAGAGGGCAACAATGACCGCATCCTTCGGATCATCTCCTGCACTGCAAAGATCATGAGGCTTTGGGACGACATGGGCAGCGCAAAGGTTATAACATACCAAGAACTTTATCACATAAGACTGCAGGATTAGCACTAGCAATAATTGTACATGCATTCCACGCAAAAGAAAAATTGTACATGAATTAATTCAGTACATAGCCATGTGGGTGTGCATCCACATCAACATTGACCAAATTAGGCATGCCTTCACCCCATGCAGGATGAATCACAAGCAGGGCTCGACGGATCTTACAAGGAGTTGTACCACAGAGAAAATCCTCATGGTGACGCGGAGAAGCACATGCTGGACATGATCGCGAGTGAATGGCAGGATCTGAATAGGGAATGCTTCTCTGGGACAACATCAACACTATCGCATACCTTCATCCGGGCGTCACTCAACTTTGCAAGGATGGTCCGCGTCATGTATAGCTATGACGATGAGCAGAGGCTCCCCATCCTTGAGGATTACACCAGGATGTTGCTCTTCTGAATCATGCATGCTAGCACATAAAAATAGGTTGATAGTTGGTACAACCTTCTGCATTGCAATGGGGTTTTGTAGCCGTGacatataaataacaaatttaaaAGGTAGCATCTAGTCAAACATGAAACTGAACAGCCTGACTGTGGAACTAGGCTACTAACGTTACATGAACATGCAAAAGTTCTACAAAAGATAGTTGCATCACGCTACTGGATCTATGATAGTTGCGTCGAGCGGCTTACAGAATCTTCGCCATTTCATCTCATCCAATCTCGAGAACAGACGAGCGCCTCAATCGTCCTGATGATCAGCGCACTATGGTGCTTCGGGATCACCGGCCCAGTGCTGCTGAATGCCGCTTCAGAGTGAACGGCAGATGCCGGCATGGCCAGGACGTCCCGCGCAATAGCTGCAAGAGTGGGGTACTTGGTGGCATGTTCCATCCACCATTTCAGAATGTCAAAATCATCCTCTCTTGGGACTAGGCCCTCCCCAAGGTAGTCATCAAGCTCTGAAGACATCTGACTACTGAGATGCTCATCCCAATCTTCCAATGAATCTTTATCATCTGCACTCCTGGAAACAACGGCGCCACTTGGCTGATCCATAGGTTTGTAGTATTCACTGAAGAGTTCCTGCACCGCACCGCGTATTTCGGATAAGTAGCTCGCTGAGCCTGCACCGTAAGCCTGTCGCAGACGGAATTCGATGAAGCTCATCTTGAATCTAGGGTCTAGAACAACAGGTACCGACAACCACACGtatgagttctgccagtacttgTCGAACGCGTGCTGCATCACCATGACCAATGTAGCAATTTCGACATTCTCATTTGATGCTTCTTCCTGCAGAACAGTCCTCACTTTCCATACCTCGCTAAAGTATATGTTTGCCGTCGGAGAGCTTGGGCCAGAAATCACTTCGATGGCACGATAAAACGTTCTCAAAATCTTGCAAATGGACTCAATAACTCCCATATCTTCTGGAGACAGCACTTCTTCATCAGGAAATAACTTCTTGAATTGCAGCAGAAGTTCAAGCCTAAAATAAAACTTGTGCCACCACTTGGCATCTTCCCGTGGACACTTGAAACTCATCTGTGAAATGACCTCCAGCAGCTTCTGCTGGGGCAATGGTGAAGATGCATGTGCCACAAAAAATTCCATTACTGCATCACCAATAAGGAGAAGTATGTCTGATTGTCCTTCGTCGACAACACTGTTTATCATGCTGTCCAAGCAAGCGATGTTGCATAGCTTGCCACTGATGGGAAGCCACTTCTTCTCCATGAGCATCGCCTTGAGCCTCGCGGTATTCGCATCGTTCTTGATTTCACCAACTGAAGTCAAGCTCAGGATCTTCTGATCAAGATTCCAATCTCTGATCGCATCCCATATGACATTGTAAGATCCACTTTCAGACTGTGGAACACAGGCCTCCTTGCAGTGTATGGTCCTTTCCAAATTAGTAGGTGAGCACCAATACATGCCAAACTTTATTATTCTTCTGTGAACTTTCCAGTCATCGCCAATGAAATGTGCTGTCAAACAGAGGTACTTTACCGTTGGCTCAGGTCCATCGTCAGTCCAGATGCTTGCTGACAGAGAGGCGCGCCGGGAGGTAAGCGCAATTTTATCCTTGGCATTCATCTTTTCCTTCTGAAATAGATCAAACAAATGTTCCTCCATATCACTATGGGAGACTGTGTTAGCCACAGGGTTGATGCTCTTGAAAATCCTTTTCATTTCTTGATGCTCCACAATTGACAAAGGATAACCATGGAGTATGATCATTTTGGCCACATCTTGATATGGTGACTCCTGACTAAACTTGCTGGCGCTCATATCATTCCCAATATTCATAGATGAGGtcttctgtttcttcaggcttgGAACATCTGATGCTGGTAGGGATTGATGATCTGCCACCCCTTGAACAGGCCGACGGGTTGCGCCACTGGAGCTGCTACCATCTGTGAAGCAGGAATCCTTCTGTGGCCTCTCCGCCGCTTCCGGTTTGGCCGTGCAGGATTCCAGGTGCCGGCGCAGACAGCTATCTCCGTTGAAGCTGAAGAGGAAGTGGCAGCTCAGGCACTCTGCAAACTGGACCTTGTCGTCCAGAAAGATGGGCTCAAACTCATCCCAGACCATGGACTGAATCTGGTGCTTGTTTTTGAGTGACCCGTCAGCTCCAACGAATTCTGCCTCCACTTCTTCCATGCTGTCATCCTCCTTGTGTTGCTCATCAGAATGCTCCATATCTGCCTGCACAGTAAGAAAAATAATCCATATCAGTACAAGAAAGAAGCCACATTCAGTCTCCAAGAGGAGGCTCTGTCAGTACGTCACAGACCTTGGACCGTTTGTGGCGCTCTGCCTCCGCTTTCGTGCCGTCATCCTGCTCGTGCTGCTCATAAACATGATGCTCCATGGCTACACAGTAAAGAAAATAACATCCCACCTCCGTTCAGTACGAGAGAAGTGGCCACATTTCGGCCCAAGAAGAAACCGTTGTATCCGTACAAGAACAGACTTTTCGATTTAATACCCAACCAAAAATATACTCCTACCCTACTGAAGGACCAAAATAAATTCATACTACTTGTTACCTGCTCGCTACAAAGACTTGCTTCCAGATTCATTGTCCCCGTTTAAGTTCAAAC
The sequence above is a segment of the Triticum urartu cultivar G1812 unplaced genomic scaffold, Tu2.1 TuUngrouped_contig_6343, whole genome shotgun sequence genome. Coding sequences within it:
- the LOC125530472 gene encoding S-(+)-linalool synthase, chloroplastic-like — its product is MLTTVDHLKRLCIDHYFQDEIDNVMDACVDLVHSDDLLDATLSLRLMREAGYYVSADDVLRKFTNDNGDFNHGLTKDIRGMLSLQDMSYLNMGESSLYKANEFSAKHLRLAIKYLEPSLARYVRRSLDHPYHVSLMQYKARHHLSYLQNLPTRNTSIENLALAEFQIKKLQHQREIKEVKRWWMDLGLAKEIPGARDQVLKWYMWPMAVLEGLSFSRYRIEITKIISMVYIVDDIFDLVATQNELSLFNEAIKMWDPAAAVDSLPSYMISCYKALYTVTNDIAAMVRKEHGLNPITHLKQAWAALFDGFMIEGKWLYTNQAPTSEDYLRNGIVTSGAPLVFLHLFFLLGHDFTEGNNDRILRIISCTAKIMRLWDDMGSAKDESQAGLDGSYKELYHRENPHGDAEKHMLDMIASEWQDLNRECFSGTTSTLSHTFIRASLNFARMVRVMYSYDDEQRLPILEDYTRMLLF
- the LOC125530473 gene encoding zinc finger BED domain-containing protein RICESLEEPER 1-like gives rise to the protein MEHHVYEQHEQDDGTKAEAERHKRSKADMEHSDEQHKEDDSMEEVEAEFVGADGSLKNKHQIQSMVWDEFEPIFLDDKVQFAECLSCHFLFSFNGDSCLRRHLESCTAKPEAAERPQKDSCFTDGSSSSGATRRPVQGVADHQSLPASDVPSLKKQKTSSMNIGNDMSASKFSQESPYQDVAKMIILHGYPLSIVEHQEMKRIFKSINPVANTVSHSDMEEHLFDLFQKEKMNAKDKIALTSRRASLSASIWTDDGPEPTVKYLCLTAHFIGDDWKVHRRIIKFGMYWCSPTNLERTIHCKEACVPQSESGSYNVIWDAIRDWNLDQKILSLTSVGEIKNDANTARLKAMLMEKKWLPISGKLCNIACLDSMINSVVDEGQSDILLLIGDAVMEFFVAHASSPLPQQKLLEVISQMSFKCPREDAKWWHKFYFRLELLLQFKKLFPDEEVLSPEDMGVIESICKILRTFYRAIEVISGPSSPTANIYFSEVWKVRTVLQEEASNENVEIATLVMVMQHAFDKYWQNSYVWLSVPVVLDPRFKMSFIEFRLRQAYGAGSASYLSEIRGAVQELFSEYYKPMDQPSGAVVSRSADDKDSLEDWDEHLSSQMSSELDDYLGEGLVPREDDFDILKWWMEHATKYPTLAAIARDVLAMPASAVHSEAAFSSTGPVIPKHHSALIIRTIEALVCSRDWMR